Proteins encoded by one window of Anopheles maculipalpis chromosome 2RL, idAnoMacuDA_375_x, whole genome shotgun sequence:
- the LOC126559234 gene encoding translocon-associated protein subunit delta, whose amino-acid sequence MVKFVLASVALCCALGFAVASTCTNPEVKTNFYSTTDATIVSQIGFVTEFTLKCSNAGAEKLPLFAEVLGKLAPVVRIGENKYQVSWNEEIKKASSGSYAVRLFDEESYAAVRKAQRAGEDIQSVKPLTTVTVSFPGAYKGPWVNSEILATGLVGFVAYVAFTTRSKLMA is encoded by the exons ATGGTAAAGTTCGTGCTAGCATCGGTCGCGTTGTGCTGTGCGTTGGGTTTTGCCGTGGCAAGCACCTGCACAAACCCGGAGGtgaaaacaaacttttactCCACCACGGATGCCACGATCGTGAGCCAGATTGGGTTTGTAACGGAGTTCACGCTGAAGTGTTCGAACGCCGGAGCAGAAAAATTGCCCCTGTTCGCGGAAGTACTTGGCAAGTTGGCCCCGGTTGTGCGCATCGGTGAGAACAAGTATCAG GTTAGCTGGAACGAAGAAATCAAGAAGGCAAGCAGCGGATCGTACGCTGTGCGTCTGTTCGACGAAGAATCGTACGCCGCGGTGCGCAAGGCTCAGCGTGCCGGCGAGGACATCCAGTCGGTGAAACCCCTCACGACCGTTACCGTTAGCTTCCCCGGCGCGTACAAGGGACCGTGGGTTAACTCGGAAATTCTTGCCACCGGTTTGGTTGGATTCGTGGCCTACGTTGCCTTCACGACACGGTCCAAGCTGATGGCGTAA
- the LOC126557351 gene encoding dystrobrevin beta isoform X5 has product MEPMEARVAMLQDLKIQSFDTIRFASYRTACKLRYVQKSTNLHLVDIWNVIEAFRENGLNTLEPQNEVSVSRLETLVSSLYHNLNKRLPPTQQVHVDSKASLLLNWLLAAYSGDNSGKIRVFSIKVALAIMCAGKMVDKLRYIFSQISDGAGQLIHWKLGDFLREVLALPAAVFESPTFFYKEGLESEIFPVENKITVNDFMAGFMTEPGPACLVWMPLLHRLATVESVVHPTVCSVCMRENFTGFRYRCQRCHGYQLCQDCFWQGRVSLNHQNDHEVKEYSSYKSPSKQIGHSLRKSFRCVPDKQIQALPRFPEQPEKTLNLSHIVPPSPLPSHNGFPDGGIPGLYDRSSTLDSRATGLSLDSNGTSGTRGGAVNSNDEEHRLIARYAARLAQESRTPGGSAPDPVQIGLDSSRAQRELIMQLESKNKEIMREIQKLRRQQEAEQVAPESPALMNELRALRQRKGELEGHLGALQDSRRQLMAQLEGLMRMLKNHQTQSPRSTPNSSPRSGKSPPIPQGPPMPNQGSRQGPMNPGGSGMPPNVPPGMLPPGVGMHGQDPHMGGGGMDMRGYAPNGNNNNGSINNGGGPLGSRTNIAAAAGACPPAGGGRSDLHYAADSVSTAMSSLVRELNSDFDEMHMTTHEWSEKDNTQWQEQFAAWSLNSQNQ; this is encoded by the exons ATGGAACCAATGGAAGCACGAGTCGCAATGCTACAGGACCTCAAGATCCAATCGTTTGACACGATTCGCTTCGCTTCCTATCGCACAGCATGCAAGCTACGATACGTACAGAAATCGACCAACC TGCATTTGGTCGACATCTGGAACGTAATTGAGGCATTCCGCGAGAATGGACTGAACACACTCGAGCCGCAGAATGAGGTCAGCGTAAGCCGGCTGGAAACGCTTGTCTCCTCGCTCTATCACAATCTAAACAAGCGACTGCCACCGACCCAGCAGGTGCACGTCGATTCCAAGGCAAGCTTGCTGCTAAACTGGCTGCTGGCGGCATACTCCGGTGACAACTCGGGCAAGATACGTGTGTTTTCGATCAAGGTAGCACTCGCGATCATGTGCGCCGGCAAGATGGTGGATAAGTTACGAT ATATCTTCTCGCAAATCTCCGACGGAGCGGGCCAGCTGATACACTGGAAATTGGGCGATTTCCTGCGTGAAGTGCTTGCCCTTCCGGCAGCCGTCTTCGAGTCGCCCACCTTTTTCTACAAAGAAGGTCTCGAGTCGGAAATCTTCCCGGTGGAGAACAAAATCACGGTAAACGATTTTATGGCCGGCTTTATGACCGAACCGGGGCCGGCCTGTCTCGTGTGGATGCCACTGCTGCATCGGCTCGCTACCGTTGAATCGGTCGTCCATCCGACCGTGTGTTCGGTGTGTATGCGGGAAAATTTTACCGGCTTCCGGTACCGTTGCCAACGTTGCCATGGGTATCAGCTGTGTCAGGACTGTTTCTGGCAGGGGCGCGTATCGCTGAACCATCAAAACGATCACGAGGTGAAGGAGTACTCGAGCTACAAAAGCCCCAGCAAGCAGATTGGCCATTCGCTGCGCAAAAGCTTCCGCTGTGTGCCGGACAAACAGATTCAGGCGCTGCCACGGTTTCCGGAGCAGCCGGAGAAAACGCTCAACCTATCGCACATTGTCCCACCGTCACCGTTGCCGTCGCACAACGGCTTCCCGGACGGGGGTATACCGGGGCTGTACGATCGCAGCAGTACACTGGACTCGCG GGCCACCGGATTATCGCTAGACAGTAACGGTACGTCCGGGACGCGTGGTGGAGCCGTTAATTCTAATGATGAGGAGCATAGACTGATCGCGCGATACGCTGCACGACTTGCACAGGAATCACGAACG CCCGGTGGATCAGCACCCGATCCGGTGCAGATAGGACTGGACAGCTCACGGGCCCAACGCGAACTGATCATGCAGCTCGAGTCAAAGAACAAGGAGATAATGCGCGAAATCCAAAAACTACGCCGCCAGCAGGAAGCGGAACAGGTCGCACCGGAAAGTCCGGCCCTGATGAACGAGCTACGTGCCCTTCGCCAGCGCAAGGGCGAGCTGGAGGGTCATCTTGGAGCGTTGCAGGATTCGCGCCGGCAGCTAATGGCACAGCTCGAGGGTCTTATGCGGATGCttaaaaaccatcaaacgCAGAGTCCCCGGTCGACGCCCAACTCTAGTCCACGGTCGGGCAAAAGTCCACCGATACCGCAGG GACCACCAATGCCAAACCAAGGTTCACGACAGGGCCCAATGAATCCCGGTGGTTCCGGTATGCCACCAAATGTACCACCCGGTATGCTACCGCCCGGTGTAGGAATGCATGGTCAAGATCCGCACATGGGAGGCGGTGGTATGGATATGCGGGGATACGCTCCAAACGGAAACAACA ATAATGGTAGCATTAATAATGGCGGTGGTCCGCTTGGCTCGAGAACGAATATCGCTGCCGCTGCCGGAGCGTGTCCGCCGGCCGGTGGTGGCCGGTCGGATCTGCACTATGCGGCCGATTCCGTTTCCACCGCGATGTCCTCGCTGGTGCGCGAGCTCAACTCAG ATTTTGACGAGATGCACATGACTACGCATGAGTGGAGCGAAAAG GATAACACTCAATGGCAGGAACAGTTTGCTGCCTGGAGCTTAAACTCGCAAAACCAGTGA
- the LOC126557351 gene encoding dystrobrevin beta isoform X2 — MEPMEARVAMLQDLKIQSFDTIRFASYRTACKLRYVQKSTNLHLVDIWNVIEAFRENGLNTLEPQNEVSVSRLETLVSSLYHNLNKRLPPTQQVHVDSKASLLLNWLLAAYSGDNSGKIRVFSIKVALAIMCAGKMVDKLRYIFSQISDGAGQLIHWKLGDFLREVLALPAAVFESPTFFYKEGLESEIFPVENKITVNDFMAGFMTEPGPACLVWMPLLHRLATVESVVHPTVCSVCMRENFTGFRYRCQRCHGYQLCQDCFWQGRVSLNHQNDHEVKEYSSYKSPSKQIGHSLRKSFRCVPDKQIQALPRFPEQPEKTLNLSHIVPPSPLPSHNGFPDGGIPGLYDRSSTLDSRATGLSLDSNGTSGTRGGAVNSNDEEHRLIARYAARLAQESRTPGGSAPDPVQIGLDSSRAQRELIMQLESKNKEIMREIQKLRRQQEAEQVAPESPALMNELRALRQRKGELEGHLGALQDSRRQLMAQLEGLMRMLKNHQTQSPRSTPNSSPRSGKSPPIPQGPPMPNQGSRQGPMNPGGSGMPPNVPPGMLPPGVGMHGQDPHMGGGGMDMRGYAPNGNNNFDEMHMTTHEWSEKDNTQWQEQFAAWSLNSQNQ; from the exons ATGGAACCAATGGAAGCACGAGTCGCAATGCTACAGGACCTCAAGATCCAATCGTTTGACACGATTCGCTTCGCTTCCTATCGCACAGCATGCAAGCTACGATACGTACAGAAATCGACCAACC TGCATTTGGTCGACATCTGGAACGTAATTGAGGCATTCCGCGAGAATGGACTGAACACACTCGAGCCGCAGAATGAGGTCAGCGTAAGCCGGCTGGAAACGCTTGTCTCCTCGCTCTATCACAATCTAAACAAGCGACTGCCACCGACCCAGCAGGTGCACGTCGATTCCAAGGCAAGCTTGCTGCTAAACTGGCTGCTGGCGGCATACTCCGGTGACAACTCGGGCAAGATACGTGTGTTTTCGATCAAGGTAGCACTCGCGATCATGTGCGCCGGCAAGATGGTGGATAAGTTACGAT ATATCTTCTCGCAAATCTCCGACGGAGCGGGCCAGCTGATACACTGGAAATTGGGCGATTTCCTGCGTGAAGTGCTTGCCCTTCCGGCAGCCGTCTTCGAGTCGCCCACCTTTTTCTACAAAGAAGGTCTCGAGTCGGAAATCTTCCCGGTGGAGAACAAAATCACGGTAAACGATTTTATGGCCGGCTTTATGACCGAACCGGGGCCGGCCTGTCTCGTGTGGATGCCACTGCTGCATCGGCTCGCTACCGTTGAATCGGTCGTCCATCCGACCGTGTGTTCGGTGTGTATGCGGGAAAATTTTACCGGCTTCCGGTACCGTTGCCAACGTTGCCATGGGTATCAGCTGTGTCAGGACTGTTTCTGGCAGGGGCGCGTATCGCTGAACCATCAAAACGATCACGAGGTGAAGGAGTACTCGAGCTACAAAAGCCCCAGCAAGCAGATTGGCCATTCGCTGCGCAAAAGCTTCCGCTGTGTGCCGGACAAACAGATTCAGGCGCTGCCACGGTTTCCGGAGCAGCCGGAGAAAACGCTCAACCTATCGCACATTGTCCCACCGTCACCGTTGCCGTCGCACAACGGCTTCCCGGACGGGGGTATACCGGGGCTGTACGATCGCAGCAGTACACTGGACTCGCG GGCCACCGGATTATCGCTAGACAGTAACGGTACGTCCGGGACGCGTGGTGGAGCCGTTAATTCTAATGATGAGGAGCATAGACTGATCGCGCGATACGCTGCACGACTTGCACAGGAATCACGAACG CCCGGTGGATCAGCACCCGATCCGGTGCAGATAGGACTGGACAGCTCACGGGCCCAACGCGAACTGATCATGCAGCTCGAGTCAAAGAACAAGGAGATAATGCGCGAAATCCAAAAACTACGCCGCCAGCAGGAAGCGGAACAGGTCGCACCGGAAAGTCCGGCCCTGATGAACGAGCTACGTGCCCTTCGCCAGCGCAAGGGCGAGCTGGAGGGTCATCTTGGAGCGTTGCAGGATTCGCGCCGGCAGCTAATGGCACAGCTCGAGGGTCTTATGCGGATGCttaaaaaccatcaaacgCAGAGTCCCCGGTCGACGCCCAACTCTAGTCCACGGTCGGGCAAAAGTCCACCGATACCGCAGG GACCACCAATGCCAAACCAAGGTTCACGACAGGGCCCAATGAATCCCGGTGGTTCCGGTATGCCACCAAATGTACCACCCGGTATGCTACCGCCCGGTGTAGGAATGCATGGTCAAGATCCGCACATGGGAGGCGGTGGTATGGATATGCGGGGATACGCTCCAAACGGAAACAACA ATTTTGACGAGATGCACATGACTACGCATGAGTGGAGCGAAAAG GATAACACTCAATGGCAGGAACAGTTTGCTGCCTGGAGCTTAAACTCGCAAAACCAGTGA
- the LOC126557351 gene encoding dystrobrevin beta isoform X1, protein MEPMEARVAMLQDLKIQSFDTIRFASYRTACKLRYVQKSTNLHLVDIWNVIEAFRENGLNTLEPQNEVSVSRLETLVSSLYHNLNKRLPPTQQVHVDSKASLLLNWLLAAYSGDNSGKIRVFSIKVALAIMCAGKMVDKLRYIFSQISDGAGQLIHWKLGDFLREVLALPAAVFESPTFFYKEGLESEIFPVENKITVNDFMAGFMTEPGPACLVWMPLLHRLATVESVVHPTVCSVCMRENFTGFRYRCQRCHGYQLCQDCFWQGRVSLNHQNDHEVKEYSSYKSPSKQIGHSLRKSFRCVPDKQIQALPRFPEQPEKTLNLSHIVPPSPLPSHNGFPDGGIPGLYDRSSTLDSRATGLSLDSNGTSGTRGGAVNSNDEEHRLIARYAARLAQESRTPGGSAPDPVQIGLDSSRAQRELIMQLESKNKEIMREIQKLRRQQEAEQVAPESPALMNELRALRQRKGELEGHLGALQDSRRQLMAQLEGLMRMLKNHQTQSPRSTPNSSPRSGKSPPIPQGPPMPNQGSRQGPMNPGGSGMPPNVPPGMLPPGVGMHGQDPHMGGGGMDMRGYAPNGNNIFYAHYEGHLPPGVVHKPPMRYFSEGSDDDSIASSQHTMRHSLDFDEMHMTTHEWSEKDNTQWQEQFAAWSLNSQNQ, encoded by the exons ATGGAACCAATGGAAGCACGAGTCGCAATGCTACAGGACCTCAAGATCCAATCGTTTGACACGATTCGCTTCGCTTCCTATCGCACAGCATGCAAGCTACGATACGTACAGAAATCGACCAACC TGCATTTGGTCGACATCTGGAACGTAATTGAGGCATTCCGCGAGAATGGACTGAACACACTCGAGCCGCAGAATGAGGTCAGCGTAAGCCGGCTGGAAACGCTTGTCTCCTCGCTCTATCACAATCTAAACAAGCGACTGCCACCGACCCAGCAGGTGCACGTCGATTCCAAGGCAAGCTTGCTGCTAAACTGGCTGCTGGCGGCATACTCCGGTGACAACTCGGGCAAGATACGTGTGTTTTCGATCAAGGTAGCACTCGCGATCATGTGCGCCGGCAAGATGGTGGATAAGTTACGAT ATATCTTCTCGCAAATCTCCGACGGAGCGGGCCAGCTGATACACTGGAAATTGGGCGATTTCCTGCGTGAAGTGCTTGCCCTTCCGGCAGCCGTCTTCGAGTCGCCCACCTTTTTCTACAAAGAAGGTCTCGAGTCGGAAATCTTCCCGGTGGAGAACAAAATCACGGTAAACGATTTTATGGCCGGCTTTATGACCGAACCGGGGCCGGCCTGTCTCGTGTGGATGCCACTGCTGCATCGGCTCGCTACCGTTGAATCGGTCGTCCATCCGACCGTGTGTTCGGTGTGTATGCGGGAAAATTTTACCGGCTTCCGGTACCGTTGCCAACGTTGCCATGGGTATCAGCTGTGTCAGGACTGTTTCTGGCAGGGGCGCGTATCGCTGAACCATCAAAACGATCACGAGGTGAAGGAGTACTCGAGCTACAAAAGCCCCAGCAAGCAGATTGGCCATTCGCTGCGCAAAAGCTTCCGCTGTGTGCCGGACAAACAGATTCAGGCGCTGCCACGGTTTCCGGAGCAGCCGGAGAAAACGCTCAACCTATCGCACATTGTCCCACCGTCACCGTTGCCGTCGCACAACGGCTTCCCGGACGGGGGTATACCGGGGCTGTACGATCGCAGCAGTACACTGGACTCGCG GGCCACCGGATTATCGCTAGACAGTAACGGTACGTCCGGGACGCGTGGTGGAGCCGTTAATTCTAATGATGAGGAGCATAGACTGATCGCGCGATACGCTGCACGACTTGCACAGGAATCACGAACG CCCGGTGGATCAGCACCCGATCCGGTGCAGATAGGACTGGACAGCTCACGGGCCCAACGCGAACTGATCATGCAGCTCGAGTCAAAGAACAAGGAGATAATGCGCGAAATCCAAAAACTACGCCGCCAGCAGGAAGCGGAACAGGTCGCACCGGAAAGTCCGGCCCTGATGAACGAGCTACGTGCCCTTCGCCAGCGCAAGGGCGAGCTGGAGGGTCATCTTGGAGCGTTGCAGGATTCGCGCCGGCAGCTAATGGCACAGCTCGAGGGTCTTATGCGGATGCttaaaaaccatcaaacgCAGAGTCCCCGGTCGACGCCCAACTCTAGTCCACGGTCGGGCAAAAGTCCACCGATACCGCAGG GACCACCAATGCCAAACCAAGGTTCACGACAGGGCCCAATGAATCCCGGTGGTTCCGGTATGCCACCAAATGTACCACCCGGTATGCTACCGCCCGGTGTAGGAATGCATGGTCAAGATCCGCACATGGGAGGCGGTGGTATGGATATGCGGGGATACGCTCCAAACGGAAACAACA TTTTCTATGCGCACTACGAAGGACATCTTCCGCCCGGCGTCGTACATAAGCCGCCGATGCGCTACTTTTCAGAGGGATCCGACGATGATAGTATCGCTTCGTCGCAGCACACAATGCGCCATTCGCTAG ATTTTGACGAGATGCACATGACTACGCATGAGTGGAGCGAAAAG GATAACACTCAATGGCAGGAACAGTTTGCTGCCTGGAGCTTAAACTCGCAAAACCAGTGA
- the LOC126557351 gene encoding dystrobrevin beta isoform X4: protein MEPMEARVAMLQDLKIQSFDTIRFASYRTACKLRYVQKSTNLHLVDIWNVIEAFRENGLNTLEPQNEVSVSRLETLVSSLYHNLNKRLPPTQQVHVDSKASLLLNWLLAAYSGDNSGKIRVFSIKVALAIMCAGKMVDKLRYIFSQISDGAGQLIHWKLGDFLREVLALPAAVFESPTFFYKEGLESEIFPVENKITVNDFMAGFMTEPGPACLVWMPLLHRLATVESVVHPTVCSVCMRENFTGFRYRCQRCHGYQLCQDCFWQGRVSLNHQNDHEVKEYSSYKSPSKQIGHSLRKSFRCVPDKQIQALPRFPEQPEKTLNLSHIVPPSPLPSHNGFPDGGIPGLYDRSSTLDSRATGLSLDSNGTSGTRGGAVNSNDEEHRLIARYAARLAQESRTPGGSAPDPVQIGLDSSRAQRELIMQLESKNKEIMREIQKLRRQQEAEQVAPESPALMNELRALRQRKGELEGHLGALQDSRRQLMAQLEGLMRMLKNHQTQSPRSTPNSSPRSGKSPPIPQGPPMPNQGSRQGPMNPGGSGMPPNVPPGMLPPGVGMHGQDPHMGGGGMDMRGYAPNGNNNNGSINNGGGPLGSRTNIAAAAGACPPAGGGRSDLHYAADSVSTAMSSLVRELNSVFYAHYEGHLPPGVVHKPPMRYFSEGSDDDSIASSQHTMRHSLDFDEMHMTTHEWSEKDNTQWQEQFAAWSLNSQNQ from the exons ATGGAACCAATGGAAGCACGAGTCGCAATGCTACAGGACCTCAAGATCCAATCGTTTGACACGATTCGCTTCGCTTCCTATCGCACAGCATGCAAGCTACGATACGTACAGAAATCGACCAACC TGCATTTGGTCGACATCTGGAACGTAATTGAGGCATTCCGCGAGAATGGACTGAACACACTCGAGCCGCAGAATGAGGTCAGCGTAAGCCGGCTGGAAACGCTTGTCTCCTCGCTCTATCACAATCTAAACAAGCGACTGCCACCGACCCAGCAGGTGCACGTCGATTCCAAGGCAAGCTTGCTGCTAAACTGGCTGCTGGCGGCATACTCCGGTGACAACTCGGGCAAGATACGTGTGTTTTCGATCAAGGTAGCACTCGCGATCATGTGCGCCGGCAAGATGGTGGATAAGTTACGAT ATATCTTCTCGCAAATCTCCGACGGAGCGGGCCAGCTGATACACTGGAAATTGGGCGATTTCCTGCGTGAAGTGCTTGCCCTTCCGGCAGCCGTCTTCGAGTCGCCCACCTTTTTCTACAAAGAAGGTCTCGAGTCGGAAATCTTCCCGGTGGAGAACAAAATCACGGTAAACGATTTTATGGCCGGCTTTATGACCGAACCGGGGCCGGCCTGTCTCGTGTGGATGCCACTGCTGCATCGGCTCGCTACCGTTGAATCGGTCGTCCATCCGACCGTGTGTTCGGTGTGTATGCGGGAAAATTTTACCGGCTTCCGGTACCGTTGCCAACGTTGCCATGGGTATCAGCTGTGTCAGGACTGTTTCTGGCAGGGGCGCGTATCGCTGAACCATCAAAACGATCACGAGGTGAAGGAGTACTCGAGCTACAAAAGCCCCAGCAAGCAGATTGGCCATTCGCTGCGCAAAAGCTTCCGCTGTGTGCCGGACAAACAGATTCAGGCGCTGCCACGGTTTCCGGAGCAGCCGGAGAAAACGCTCAACCTATCGCACATTGTCCCACCGTCACCGTTGCCGTCGCACAACGGCTTCCCGGACGGGGGTATACCGGGGCTGTACGATCGCAGCAGTACACTGGACTCGCG GGCCACCGGATTATCGCTAGACAGTAACGGTACGTCCGGGACGCGTGGTGGAGCCGTTAATTCTAATGATGAGGAGCATAGACTGATCGCGCGATACGCTGCACGACTTGCACAGGAATCACGAACG CCCGGTGGATCAGCACCCGATCCGGTGCAGATAGGACTGGACAGCTCACGGGCCCAACGCGAACTGATCATGCAGCTCGAGTCAAAGAACAAGGAGATAATGCGCGAAATCCAAAAACTACGCCGCCAGCAGGAAGCGGAACAGGTCGCACCGGAAAGTCCGGCCCTGATGAACGAGCTACGTGCCCTTCGCCAGCGCAAGGGCGAGCTGGAGGGTCATCTTGGAGCGTTGCAGGATTCGCGCCGGCAGCTAATGGCACAGCTCGAGGGTCTTATGCGGATGCttaaaaaccatcaaacgCAGAGTCCCCGGTCGACGCCCAACTCTAGTCCACGGTCGGGCAAAAGTCCACCGATACCGCAGG GACCACCAATGCCAAACCAAGGTTCACGACAGGGCCCAATGAATCCCGGTGGTTCCGGTATGCCACCAAATGTACCACCCGGTATGCTACCGCCCGGTGTAGGAATGCATGGTCAAGATCCGCACATGGGAGGCGGTGGTATGGATATGCGGGGATACGCTCCAAACGGAAACAACA ATAATGGTAGCATTAATAATGGCGGTGGTCCGCTTGGCTCGAGAACGAATATCGCTGCCGCTGCCGGAGCGTGTCCGCCGGCCGGTGGTGGCCGGTCGGATCTGCACTATGCGGCCGATTCCGTTTCCACCGCGATGTCCTCGCTGGTGCGCGAGCTCAACTCAG TTTTCTATGCGCACTACGAAGGACATCTTCCGCCCGGCGTCGTACATAAGCCGCCGATGCGCTACTTTTCAGAGGGATCCGACGATGATAGTATCGCTTCGTCGCAGCACACAATGCGCCATTCGCTAG ATTTTGACGAGATGCACATGACTACGCATGAGTGGAGCGAAAAG GATAACACTCAATGGCAGGAACAGTTTGCTGCCTGGAGCTTAAACTCGCAAAACCAGTGA
- the LOC126557351 gene encoding dystrobrevin beta isoform X3 — protein MEPMEARVAMLQDLKIQSFDTIRFASYRTACKLRYVQKSTNLHLVDIWNVIEAFRENGLNTLEPQNEVSVSRLETLVSSLYHNLNKRLPPTQQVHVDSKASLLLNWLLAAYSGDNSGKIRVFSIKVALAIMCAGKMVDKLRYIFSQISDGAGQLIHWKLGDFLREVLALPAAVFESPTFFYKEGLESEIFPVENKITVNDFMAGFMTEPGPACLVWMPLLHRLATVESVVHPTVCSVCMRENFTGFRYRCQRCHGYQLCQDCFWQGRVSLNHQNDHEVKEYSSYKSPSKQIGHSLRKSFRCVPDKQIQALPRFPEQPEKTLNLSHIVPPSPLPSHNGFPDGGIPGLYDRSSTLDSRATGLSLDSNGTSGTRGGAVNSNDEEHRLIARYAARLAQESRTPGGSAPDPVQIGLDSSRAQRELIMQLESKNKEIMREIQKLRRQQEAEQVAPESPALMNELRALRQRKGELEGHLGALQDSRRQLMAQLEGLMRMLKNHQTQSPRSTPNSSPRSGKSPPIPQGPPMPNQGSRQGPMNPGGSGMPPNVPPGMLPPGVGMHGQDPHMGGGGMDMRGYAPNGNNSSSPPETTFLKERRV, from the exons ATGGAACCAATGGAAGCACGAGTCGCAATGCTACAGGACCTCAAGATCCAATCGTTTGACACGATTCGCTTCGCTTCCTATCGCACAGCATGCAAGCTACGATACGTACAGAAATCGACCAACC TGCATTTGGTCGACATCTGGAACGTAATTGAGGCATTCCGCGAGAATGGACTGAACACACTCGAGCCGCAGAATGAGGTCAGCGTAAGCCGGCTGGAAACGCTTGTCTCCTCGCTCTATCACAATCTAAACAAGCGACTGCCACCGACCCAGCAGGTGCACGTCGATTCCAAGGCAAGCTTGCTGCTAAACTGGCTGCTGGCGGCATACTCCGGTGACAACTCGGGCAAGATACGTGTGTTTTCGATCAAGGTAGCACTCGCGATCATGTGCGCCGGCAAGATGGTGGATAAGTTACGAT ATATCTTCTCGCAAATCTCCGACGGAGCGGGCCAGCTGATACACTGGAAATTGGGCGATTTCCTGCGTGAAGTGCTTGCCCTTCCGGCAGCCGTCTTCGAGTCGCCCACCTTTTTCTACAAAGAAGGTCTCGAGTCGGAAATCTTCCCGGTGGAGAACAAAATCACGGTAAACGATTTTATGGCCGGCTTTATGACCGAACCGGGGCCGGCCTGTCTCGTGTGGATGCCACTGCTGCATCGGCTCGCTACCGTTGAATCGGTCGTCCATCCGACCGTGTGTTCGGTGTGTATGCGGGAAAATTTTACCGGCTTCCGGTACCGTTGCCAACGTTGCCATGGGTATCAGCTGTGTCAGGACTGTTTCTGGCAGGGGCGCGTATCGCTGAACCATCAAAACGATCACGAGGTGAAGGAGTACTCGAGCTACAAAAGCCCCAGCAAGCAGATTGGCCATTCGCTGCGCAAAAGCTTCCGCTGTGTGCCGGACAAACAGATTCAGGCGCTGCCACGGTTTCCGGAGCAGCCGGAGAAAACGCTCAACCTATCGCACATTGTCCCACCGTCACCGTTGCCGTCGCACAACGGCTTCCCGGACGGGGGTATACCGGGGCTGTACGATCGCAGCAGTACACTGGACTCGCG GGCCACCGGATTATCGCTAGACAGTAACGGTACGTCCGGGACGCGTGGTGGAGCCGTTAATTCTAATGATGAGGAGCATAGACTGATCGCGCGATACGCTGCACGACTTGCACAGGAATCACGAACG CCCGGTGGATCAGCACCCGATCCGGTGCAGATAGGACTGGACAGCTCACGGGCCCAACGCGAACTGATCATGCAGCTCGAGTCAAAGAACAAGGAGATAATGCGCGAAATCCAAAAACTACGCCGCCAGCAGGAAGCGGAACAGGTCGCACCGGAAAGTCCGGCCCTGATGAACGAGCTACGTGCCCTTCGCCAGCGCAAGGGCGAGCTGGAGGGTCATCTTGGAGCGTTGCAGGATTCGCGCCGGCAGCTAATGGCACAGCTCGAGGGTCTTATGCGGATGCttaaaaaccatcaaacgCAGAGTCCCCGGTCGACGCCCAACTCTAGTCCACGGTCGGGCAAAAGTCCACCGATACCGCAGG GACCACCAATGCCAAACCAAGGTTCACGACAGGGCCCAATGAATCCCGGTGGTTCCGGTATGCCACCAAATGTACCACCCGGTATGCTACCGCCCGGTGTAGGAATGCATGGTCAAGATCCGCACATGGGAGGCGGTGGTATGGATATGCGGGGATACGCTCCAAACGGAAACAACA GTTCATCTCCACCGGAAACGACGTTCCTGAAGGAGCGCAGAGtttag